Part of the Brassica oleracea var. oleracea cultivar TO1000 chromosome C8, BOL, whole genome shotgun sequence genome is shown below.
AACAACATGTAGTATATTTGACAACAAGCGTGTTGAAAGGATCAAAAGCTAAATGACATTAGTCAAAAGGGATCCAATGTTATATATTTAATTCCCAAGAAGATAATAAGAAAATTGTACGCTCAGCTGAAAACCATTTCACAAGTGAACGAACGAGCAGCTGACAGTGTGATAAGATATATTTAAAGAAACTAAATACACTTTAACTTGTGGAAATACACTAACACGAATCACTTCACTGTCCATAATATATTTTGATTTACATATATAGATTACACATTCTGTAGAAGATAGCGGTTTCTCATCAAACAGCTAGAAGAACACAGGTACTTATCAGCATGGCCACCCTGATTGATCTTTATAACCTTGGGACCTTTGCATCCTAAGCCACATATGCAGCAATGTCTTGGCGCAGCAAAAGTGTTGTCATCCACCACATACTGACGGCCAAACAACATGAAGCAGAAATGTAAATCCAAGTTTAGACCACCAATTACACAATGAGTGTGAAAGGTGGAGCAACAAGAGCTGTCATCACAAGTATAGAATATTGCATTCCCGTCAACTTTCTTCTCACAAATCTCGCACCAGTAATCATCTCTACGAGTTACATCCCCGGTTAAGCGGAGAGCATGCTTGTCGTACTTGTGACTTGCCAATACAGGTAACTGAGCACAATCAAAACCCAAAAAGAAATCACATTCACCACAAGACAGAACAGGGGAAGCCCATAACTCGCAGACGCCACATTTTCTTTTGCTAGTTGATACAAAAGTAAGTGTGTGTGGATGGATGTCAAATTTGAAGGGCAAAGTGATTGAAGCGCATCCTATATCCAAGTTGAAACCTGGATGACATGTATACTTGATACCATCATTAAAATGGCCACAAGCATTGCAACAAAAGTAATTTTGATGAAACTCCAAATCTGGTGTGGAGTTACTGCCTTCCAAACAAAGTTGATGATGGTCATGAAGAATAGATCTCTTTCTCCAAGGGAGCTCAGTGCATCTTTGATGAAGGAAGAAAGAACAAACTATGCAAGCGTAATGGGGAGTAGAAGCAACAGATAACTTGCACATATTGCATCTTGCATTCACATCATCAACTCGACCATCTTTGTGAAATTTTAGACGATGGTCATGTGTGAAATGGAGTATTATTGTATTGACATCTGTACAAACAGGCCCAATAACAACATCATCGTCGTCATCATCACCGTCGTTCAATTTTTCTTCAAGTTCTTTTATCTTTCCACATTCAACAACATCTGAATGGACCGAACCACAACCACAATACCAAATTCCAGGGAGAATAGAACATATGCGTGGTGACCCATGTCCGAAATTGACACAACGGACATGAAACATGGAATTGCAAGGGAGACAAAGATAAGGAGATCGATCACCTTCTAACCCGCAAGCATCACAAGTGAAGGAGACTTTCTTCTTAAGGAGGTGGAGTTTATGTTGATCCTGGTCAACCTCAAGCAACGGTGGGTTCTTAGCACAAGAAAGATCCAGTTTGAAGTCACATATGAGGCAACGATACACCAGTAACATAAGATCTTCACCGCACAAGCAACATTTTCTATCACGGTTGGTATCAGGTAGACTTTCACGCTTGTCAAGGTAAAGAGAGTGTTGAGGATGAGAAGGGTGGGTGATCTCTGGCGCTGACTCGATGCATTCCTTGTGGAAGAAGATGTCGCATTCAGGACATTCGTAGAATTTGGCTGAGTGTCCCTTTTCTTCAAAACATCCAGCGCATTGACCATGATCATCCGAGGCAGAGTATAGAAGATGATGGTGGATGGGAAACTTCCGAGCAATCGACGGGTCATAGGGATTATGTTTGTGCAATACACGAGACATTTCTGGACTAGTTTGTTTGATAAGGAAAGGGAAAATGGTCTTCAATATCTTAACTATGTCTCCTCAGATCAGAATCTTTCTAGTAAAGCAACGGACAAAGAGAACGCCAAGGTTAGTGATGTAGACATTAGTTAATTTTATTATACTAATAAAACTATTTTTATTTTATTGTTTTCTGACCTAGTTGATCATTATTCTATACACTAAGGGCTCCCATTGTTGTTGTTACTTGTTATCATTTCTCCCTTGTATATTATTTCAGAATCATTACAACATTTAGGTATCCTTGTATCACTACCGCAAAATTTATTGACAATATTTTCCAATTTATTTTTCTATTGATTAAAATATTGTTAGATATATTGGTAATTATGTTTTTTATTTTTGAAATATTTAAAACTAAATATTTTCTTAATATGTGTACATAAACCTAAAACGACAATTAAAATGAAACGGAGAGAGTAAGTTTTTTATGAAACTAACTATAAATTAATTATTAATGTTCTTCATTATTTTTTAAAATAAAAATTACGGAATTGCCTAATATGCTATATGTATATATATGAAAATTAATAATTTTGAATAATAAAGATTTGATAAAAATTTATGTATCCTTTCTCATTTTTTTAATTTTAGAGTAATAAATAAATAACAACCACATTAATAATATAATAAAAAATTATATTTTTCTGTATGTGTTATATTTTGAATTTTAAAAAACGACTATAAATTACCCAAACTATTAAAAATTTCACACTGATTTTTTTTTGTGATCCATGTTTTCAGATTTTTGTTATGACAAGATACAAATGATTACAAAATTATATAAATAGGAAGTCTCATTTAGTAAATATTAAGATTAAATATATATATATATATATATATATTTAATATTATTCAAATTAAACTATATACCATATAAAATACATAAGTATTTTACTTTCAAAACTTGCTTTGAACAATTTTTTGATAAAAGCTTTGAAAAAATATTGACAACTTAATATGTTTGAATTTTTAAATTTTCATTTAATTTTTTAAAAATTATAAATTACTAAAAATATTAAACATCTCACAATGAAAATTTTGTTATCATTGATTTAAAGTTTTTTTGTTATAAATAGATACAAATGAACAAAAAACTATATGAGTAGAAATCATCATTTAATAGATATCAATATTAAAATATATTATATATCTATGTTCATATCATTTAAATTTAATTATATACCATATAAAATAGAAAAATGATTGTTTGGATTAATAAAAATGATTGTAAATAAACAAGATTCGTTTTTTTATCTATTTGCTTCACCAATTTAATTATATACATATTATTTACTACCTTTTTAACTATTTAATATATACATTATTTCATAATATCAAAAAACATATAATTTGTAAAAATAGTTTATATATACAATGTTCATTCTACGTAAGGCACACATCTTAACCTGGTAAATTATTACTTCAAAAAAGTTTTTAAGTTGTAACATTGATTATAATTCTTAGGTCAACACCATAGCTCTTTTAATAGTCCATATAATGGACCTTTCATTAACCAAATGTTTATAAATATTTTTTTTAAATAAAATTATGGAGTTACCTAATTAGTCATTCTTTTTATGTTTATCTCGACGATGATATTATGTTTGATTTAACGCCTTTTGACAAAAAAAATAAAATCAACCCATCATATTTTAATGGACTTTTAACAATTTCTGTAGGTCCATAATGAATGAAACTTAATAAAATTAAATGATTCAGTGCCATTGCGAAGAAAAATACATATGTACATCTTATCTCATATGTGAGAAACAAATTGTCTCTTGTCTCATTGATTTCCCCACATAAAGTAAAATGTTGTTGAACTCCCCAACTGCGCATTATGCGTGAAATTATACTAAAATAATTGCATAGATAAAGAGAATAGAGAAGAATGGATGAGAGTTGCATGTCGGCCGAGAGAGCAGTTCTAGAGAAAGTAAAGACTTCACACGCTTTCAAACGGTCGGATGGGCTAAAGGTAAAGATGCTTACTTTTACTTTTACCTTTAGCCAACTAATACATTACGTTACTTTTACTTTTACCTTTAGCCAACTAATACATTACGTTGTTTCTTCTTTTACCCTACACCAAAAACACATTCAGATTAGGGGGTGGAGATTTTGCCACTGACTCAAGTTATATGTTTGGTTTCAGATAACACATATATTCTTTGTCGGCTTCCAGAAATCATTCAGAGATCGCCTTCAAAGATATACTGATATGTGATATACATAATACAAATATAAATGATTAATAAATATAGCTAAACTTTAAGGGTGTAATGACTTATGACCCGAAGATATCTTGACAACAAAGGCAACAATATCATATGATTCTTTTTTAACACCGGATAATTATGTTATTACAACTATGAAAAATATTACAGACGATTCTACAGCCGACAATTCTACATGGCATCACCTGAGCCGTCCTATGGGATTCACGCTTGCTGGTACTCCTTGCGACATACTGCATATCTCTTGTAAGTTTTTTCTTCCTTAATTCGCATAATTCCGCCTTCTCCGGGAATTGAAAACCAGACCTCCTGGTGTAGAAGCATTAATGAACCTTTGGTCAAACCACTGGACCAGAGGGGCTTCCACCATATGATTTTATTTTAAAATTAAAATTATCATTAATTACCATCCTTAGAGGAGCAAATCGGAATCGAACATAGCTCCATTCACCGGAGAAACATTACCCTAAGCCACCAGAGTTTGATTCGCGCAAAAAATGACTATTTACAATGCTTGGGTTTCTAGCAAAGAGGTGGGAAAAATATTACCCTAAATTATGCGGAAAGCAAAACAAAGATATTTTAAAAACAAGAGATGAGACATAGAGGAAGCTCTGCCTCCATGTCTTCTTTCCATGACTGATTTCTCATCGCTATATAATCTCTTGTTTTTAGATATCTTTGTTTTGCTTTCCCTGTAACTTAGGGTAATGTTATCCTCAATTTTGAGGTGGTCGGTGTGTTCAAGACCTACAGTTGCTTTAACTTCGGTGTACCTCAGATCTTTCACCACCATCGGAGTCGTCCCGTAGCATAAATCGTTGGTCTCCGTACGAAAAACTGCCTGCTGAAACCCTAACCACCGCATCTCATTTGTGAAGCCTCGCCGTCTCCAGATCCAAGGAGCACACTCATCTCCACATCTCCTAACAAGAATGGATTTCACGCCGATATGTTGCAGATCCAGAAGAGCCGCCATCCGCTAGATCGAAACCACTATCAACAAAATTGATTTTAACCATCAGCGACAAACCCTAGGACCCTAATGATTAACTTGCGACTTCCAATGCCACTCTTCACCGTCCTCTAAGTGGGGAGCATGCGACGTCGATTGACGAAACACCAGAACCCCTGAGCTTTCCATGGACCCGCCGCACAAAAGCTAACCCGACCAGAGACGGCCTTAAGGAAAAGCAAAGCAAGTATCTGCTTGCGGCCACCAATTGCACTGGAAAACATAGCCTTTAATAACAGCCAATATTTCTGAAAATATACAAAACCAGCCACTTTTTTTCTTTTCGATTGCAGCCTTAAGTGAATATATGAATCTCAGGACCGGCTATGCACCCGACAAACAAAGAATGTAAAGATTCGACTCTGACACCCACTACAGCTCACCAATTATATCAAGTAGAACAATTGTCGAAGGGAAAGTGGATGAGAGACCTCAACGTTGTCCGACAACAATCACATGAGCCACTAGAGGCTCCATCCGAACAATGTGAAAGTTTGAGAAGAAGAGAGAAAAAGAACCTAGCGCGTGTAATCTACCTACCGCATGCAAAGGCCAGTTCCAAGTTAGAATATCATATGAATTAAAATACTTAAGAGATAAAATTTGTTAACCCATACATTCAAATCTAAATTTACAATCAGATCTTATTACAAACTAGGAGGTGTCCGCGCTTCGCGCGGAATATTATTTTATTGTTGTTAAGTATGATGTTTTTGGATGATGTAATTATGTGGTCACTAATTTATTTGTGAAGAGCATGATTTAGTATTTTATTGTGTTATGTAGTATTAGGTTATAGGTTAATATATTATGTGTTTGTCTTTTCAATAATGTGTTGTTGTGTGTATTAGTATTTGTTAGTGGCGAATTGAGCTTCTGGTGTAAAGCATATTAAATTTCAATAACTTTGCATTTAAACATTTGTTAATTCTAACCCATGTTCGGAAACGCGCTAGGCGTAAGTCGGGCGGTCAGTACGGACCTAGCGAATTGTAAGAAAATCGGAGATTAATCGACGATTAATCGATTAGTTTTGAGCATTTTTAAAAATTGTATGCTATTTTATGTATAATAAATCAAAATTTGTATAGGAAATAGTGTAAGTCGTTGTGGCGTAGTGGTTTCAGGGCTCCTTCATGCGTAACAGGTCAGGACTTCGACGCCCCTAATGCATTTTTTTATTTTTATTTTGTTTTTTACTCATTAATGGCATAATCGTAAATTTATCATCTTCTTCCTCCGAACATTTTAGGGTTACGCAACAGTTTTCAGAAGCCGCCATATCCTAATTTCCCCAGATTTCATAATTTCTTTTGCGTTTTTCTTGATTTTTATGTTTCAAACTTGTAAATTTAGCATTTAAGGCCCGATTTCAAGCTTAAAATGTAAAAAGAAAAGTGAATGATTTTCACATTCCGATTTCATGACCGAATAAGGTCAAAACGCTATGCTTGACCACCACCAAACGTTTTCTCACCGCTTAATCGGTCTGTGCGGCCGCGTTTTAGAACCTGGATTCTAATATTAACAGTTTCAGCGTCAAAATTGTATTTCATATTTTCATATTTTGAACATTATTCTTTTTTAACAACGTCGAACATTATTCTCCTAAGATGTTTTTTTCTGTCTCCGCATATTTTGACTTGAGTTGTCACCATTTATGTATATTTTTTTTACATTTCCGGTGTAGGTGTTTCTTACCATCACTGGAAAAAGACTCACATTCGTTTCTCTTGTTTTTCCTTGTCTTCTTCTCTTGTGAGATTATCTGATATTTGTTTTAGATCATGTTTATGAATTCCCAGTTGTTTCTCATGATATTGTATGCTGTTCTGGTCAATTTTTATCCTCTTCTTCCTTAGATTTGGCTAATGTTAGTAACTACATCTCCTTGGGTTGGGTCGGAGTTTAGTTGTCTTCCTCGTACTTAGCTTGCCGTTGATAGCCCATGCTCGTCTTGGTTTTCAAGATCTGATTTTTGGTGATCTGACTTTTATTTTCTCTTTATAACTCGAGGATGGGTCCACAGTTTGTTGATTTTGTGTAGTCTCCTTTTCTCTTTTTGTTCTCTCATCTTGTTGCACTTTTCATCGCTGGTTGCGTCTTTGGATAGTGTTTTCCTTCGTGTATGTTTTGTGGGCTTGGAAGATTATTTCTTGTCTCAAACTTGAGCTTTGGTTTCTCTGTGGTTGACTTCCATTCTCCCTCCTGTAGGTTGTTTTTCTTCTTCTCATGCTTCCCTTGGTATAGGTGTGTGGAGTTAGTCTCTTGGAGCTTTGGTCTCTTCTATTCAGAACTTTTCTTCATTGGTATGGTTCCTTGTATGTGGTTGTTTTGTTTGTGAGGTGCTTCTTACCTCTTAGCTGGTGGTTGTGCTTTAGGCATGTGTTTTCATGCTTCGTGGTAACTTTGTTCTTCCGGTGATTATTCTTCCCATGGTCCGCTTTTTTTGGTTTTTTTTTGTTGGTGTTTGATCGCGTTCATTTGTGTTCCACAGTTTGTTGATTTTGTGCAGTCTTTTCTCTCTCTCTTTGCTCTCTCATCTCGTTACAGTTTTCATCGCTGGTTGCGTTTCTGGTGGCTTTCCATTTCGCTATGTTTGCCACTCTAGGTTTAGATAGTGTTTTCCTTCATGTATGTTGTGTGTGCTTGTAAGATTATTTTTTGTCTCAAACTTGAGCTTTGGTTTCTCTGTAGTTGGTTTCCATTCTCCCTCCTTTAGGTTGTTTTTCTTCTTCTCATGCTTCCATTGGTATAGGTGTGTGGAGTTAGTCTCTAGGAGCTTTGGTCTCTTTTATTCAGAGCTTTG
Proteins encoded:
- the LOC106309144 gene encoding uncharacterized protein LOC106309144, translated to MSRVLHKHNPYDPSIARKFPIHHHLLYSASDDHGQCAGCFEEKGHSAKFYECPECDIFFHKECIESAPEITHPSHPQHSLYLDKRESLPDTNRDRKCCLCGEDLMLLVYRCLICDFKLDLSCAKNPPLLEVDQDQHKLHLLKKKVSFTCDACGLEGDRSPYLCLPCNSMFHVRCVNFGHGSPRICSILPGIWYCGCGSVHSDVVECGKIKELEEKLNDGDDDDDDVVIGPVCTDVNTIILHFTHDHRLKFHKDGRVDDVNARCNMCKLSVASTPHYACIVCSFFLHQRCTELPWRKRSILHDHHQLCLEGSNSTPDLEFHQNYFCCNACGHFNDGIKYTCHPGFNLDIGCASITLPFKFDIHPHTLTFVSTSKRKCGVCELWASPVLSCGECDFFLGFDCAQLPVLASHKYDKHALRLTGDVTRRDDYWCEICEKKVDGNAIFYTCDDSSCCSTFHTHCVIGGLNLDLHFCFMLFGRQYVVDDNTFAAPRHCCICGLGCKGPKVIKINQGGHADKYLCSSSCLMRNRYLLQNV